The following are encoded together in the Poseidonibacter lekithochrous genome:
- a CDS encoding L-serine ammonia-lyase, with the protein MTKMTIFNLFKIGVGPSSSHTVGPMLIAKRFVELIKEQNHFSNLDRIKVELFGSLGATGIGHHSDSAVLLGLMGNEPKTVDTNTIQKKIDQIKNSSLLKLFNEKEITFSYKEDLILYQNKTLAFHPNAIKLSIYKNATELFSKTYYSIGGGEVISEDEINSKKIDEKTLPYNFSSAKELLEKAKTNNLSIAQLVLENEKAYKNEEDIKKDLLEIWDVMKESVSKGLNSDGILPGGLKVPKRAFNIHQKLKAKVPNDPLAIVDWINLYALAVNEENACGGRVVTAPTNGASGIIPAVLHYIINFLNHKNNDDVVIDFLLTSGAIGLLYQKNASISGADVGCQGEVGVACSMAAAGMASFLGANNNQIENAAEIGMEHNLGLTCDPIAGLVQIPCIERNAMAAMKAVNAARMAVNEDGKHYVSLDSVIKTMYDTGKDMQNKYKETSMGGLAVHYVEC; encoded by the coding sequence ATCACTAAAATGACTATCTTTAACCTTTTTAAAATAGGTGTTGGGCCTTCAAGCTCACACACCGTAGGACCAATGCTTATTGCAAAAAGGTTTGTAGAGTTAATAAAAGAACAAAATCACTTTTCAAATCTTGACAGAATCAAAGTAGAGTTATTTGGCTCACTAGGAGCTACAGGAATTGGACATCATAGTGATAGTGCTGTTTTATTAGGCCTAATGGGAAATGAACCTAAAACTGTAGATACAAATACAATTCAAAAAAAAATAGATCAAATAAAAAACTCTTCATTACTAAAACTATTTAATGAAAAAGAGATTACATTCTCATATAAAGAGGATTTAATTTTATATCAAAACAAAACTCTAGCCTTTCATCCAAATGCAATTAAATTAAGTATTTATAAAAATGCTACTGAGCTTTTTTCTAAAACTTATTATTCAATTGGTGGAGGAGAAGTAATAAGTGAAGATGAAATTAATTCTAAAAAAATAGATGAAAAAACTCTTCCATATAATTTTTCTAGCGCAAAAGAGTTATTGGAAAAAGCAAAAACAAATAATTTAAGTATTGCACAACTTGTTTTAGAGAATGAAAAAGCTTATAAAAATGAAGAAGATATAAAAAAAGATTTATTAGAGATTTGGGATGTTATGAAAGAGTCTGTTTCAAAAGGACTAAATAGTGATGGTATTTTACCAGGTGGACTTAAAGTTCCAAAACGTGCTTTTAATATTCATCAAAAACTAAAAGCAAAAGTTCCAAATGATCCATTAGCAATTGTGGATTGGATAAATTTATATGCATTAGCTGTAAATGAAGAAAATGCTTGTGGAGGCAGAGTTGTAACAGCTCCTACAAACGGAGCTTCTGGAATTATTCCTGCTGTTTTACACTATATAATAAACTTTTTAAATCATAAAAACAATGATGATGTAGTAATTGACTTTTTATTAACATCAGGAGCTATTGGGCTTTTATATCAAAAAAATGCCTCAATTTCGGGTGCTGATGTTGGATGCCAAGGAGAAGTAGGAGTAGCTTGTTCTATGGCTGCTGCGGGAATGGCTTCATTTTTGGGTGCTAATAATAATCAAATAGAAAATGCTGCTGAAATTGGAATGGAACATAATTTAGGACTTACTTGTGACCCAATTGCAGGACTTGTGCAAATACCTTGTATTGAGCGAAATGCAATGGCTGCTATGAAAGCTGTAAATGCTGCTAGAATGGCAGTAAATGAAGATGGTAAACATTATGTCTCATTAGATTCAGTTATCAAAACTATGTACGACACTGGCAAAGATATGCAAAATAAATATAAAGAAACGTCCATGGGTGGTCTTGCCGTTCATTACGTTGAATGTTAA
- a CDS encoding amino acid ABC transporter ATP-binding protein translates to MIQLKELNKWYGDFHVLKNVNLNVKKGERVVICGPSGSGKSTTIRCMNRLEAFQEGQILINGLELTEDVKRIREVRTHVGMVFQHFNLFPHLSILENLILAPTWVGKKPRKEAIKTAMHYLERVKIADQADKYPNQLSGGQQQRVAIARCLCSNPDIMLFDEPTAALDPEMIGEVLDVMTELANDGITMVCVTHEMGFAKKVADRVIFMDAGQIVEENTPHEFFDNPQSDRLKLFLQQILDH, encoded by the coding sequence ATGATACAACTAAAAGAACTTAACAAATGGTACGGGGATTTTCACGTATTAAAAAATGTTAACTTAAATGTAAAAAAAGGTGAAAGAGTTGTAATTTGTGGACCTTCTGGGTCTGGAAAATCTACAACTATTAGATGTATGAATAGACTTGAAGCTTTCCAAGAAGGTCAAATTCTTATTAATGGTTTAGAATTAACAGAAGATGTAAAAAGAATTAGAGAGGTTAGAACACATGTTGGAATGGTATTCCAACACTTTAACCTATTCCCTCACCTTTCAATCTTAGAAAACTTAATTCTAGCTCCTACTTGGGTTGGTAAGAAACCTAGAAAAGAAGCAATTAAAACTGCAATGCACTATTTAGAACGAGTTAAAATTGCAGATCAAGCAGATAAGTATCCAAATCAATTATCTGGAGGTCAACAACAAAGAGTTGCAATTGCAAGATGTTTATGTTCAAACCCAGATATTATGTTATTTGATGAACCAACAGCAGCCCTAGATCCTGAAATGATTGGAGAAGTTCTAGATGTAATGACAGAACTTGCTAATGATGGGATTACTATGGTTTGTGTAACTCACGAAATGGGATTCGCAAAAAAAGTAGCAGATAGAGTTATCTTTATGGATGCAGGACAAATTGTAGAAGAAAATACTCCTCATGAGTTCTTTGACAATCCTCAATCAGATAGATTAAAACTATTCTTACAACAAATTTTAGATCACTAA
- a CDS encoding amino acid ABC transporter permease, translating to MAIYEKLEARAAPSNTKGVIHWAKENLFNSILSTVLTLVSFYFIYLVMPPLLDWMIFDATWSGTKDEITKDGARWIFIFEKFNQFIYGFYPEELYWRPNLALFIFLVYIIAFKKIDNIKVKAFMILSFPVITYILVAGGFGLEVVETDKWGGLLLTIIVASVGIIASFPIGIIFALGRQSHMPIIKTISVIYIEFIRGVPLITILFMASVILPLFFPEGMDFDKLLRALIGITLFQAAYIAEVIRGGLQAIPKGQYEAADALGLTYWKKMGLVILPQALKISIPNIVGSFISLFKDTTLILIIGLFDVLAMVTLTNSDTNWLGFETEGYVFVTMIYWVICFSMSKYAKSIENRFNTNHR from the coding sequence ATGGCTATTTATGAAAAACTAGAAGCAAGAGCAGCTCCTTCAAATACTAAAGGTGTTATCCACTGGGCTAAAGAGAATTTATTTAATTCTATTCTTAGTACAGTTTTAACATTAGTATCATTTTATTTTATTTATCTTGTTATGCCACCATTATTAGATTGGATGATTTTCGATGCTACTTGGAGTGGAACAAAAGATGAGATTACAAAAGATGGAGCTAGATGGATTTTCATTTTTGAAAAATTCAATCAATTTATTTATGGTTTCTATCCAGAAGAATTATACTGGAGACCAAACTTAGCACTATTTATCTTTTTAGTTTATATTATTGCCTTTAAAAAGATTGATAATATTAAAGTAAAAGCATTCATGATCCTTTCTTTCCCTGTAATAACTTATATTTTAGTTGCAGGTGGATTTGGATTAGAAGTTGTTGAAACAGATAAATGGGGTGGATTATTACTTACTATTATTGTTGCATCAGTTGGTATTATTGCATCATTTCCTATTGGTATTATTTTTGCCCTAGGAAGACAATCACATATGCCAATTATCAAAACAATCTCTGTTATATATATTGAGTTTATTAGAGGGGTTCCTTTAATTACTATTTTATTTATGGCATCAGTAATTTTACCTCTATTCTTCCCAGAAGGAATGGATTTTGATAAATTATTAAGAGCATTAATTGGTATTACTTTATTTCAAGCAGCTTATATCGCCGAAGTTATTAGAGGTGGATTACAAGCTATTCCAAAAGGTCAATATGAAGCAGCAGATGCTTTAGGTTTAACTTACTGGAAAAAGATGGGATTAGTTATCTTACCACAAGCATTAAAAATTTCTATTCCAAATATTGTTGGGTCATTTATTTCATTATTCAAAGATACTACGCTTATCTTAATTATTGGATTATTCGATGTTCTTGCAATGGTAACACTTACAAATAGTGATACAAACTGGTTAGGATTTGAAACAGAAGGTTATGTTTTCGTAACGATGATATATTGGGTTATTTGTTTTAGTATGTCTAAATATGCTAAGTCAATTGAAAATAGATTTAATACAAATCATAGATAA
- a CDS encoding amino acid ABC transporter permease, with amino-acid sequence MFINIEKRGINTGFDFLGSEAGFGILQSLIAYDEADSHGKVFIVGLLNTILVSVIGIIFASLIGLLVGVGRLSKNWMVSKLSMVYVETFRNIPILLQILFWYNVVLAALPSPKQSISFFDSIFFNNRGLYIPKPILESGFIAVIIAFILGIIAVVYLSNWAKKRHDETGEEFPLLGTSLAILIGAPVLVYFLSGTPATLEYAQLKGFNFRGGWTLIPELLALSFALSIYTATYIAEAVRAGIEAVPKGQKEAAHALGLKDYIILKKVVLPQALRVIIPPVINQYLNLVKNSSLATAIGYPELVTIFSGTSLNQVGQAIEIILMTMAVYLTLSILISVLMNYANKKMQIKER; translated from the coding sequence ATGTTTATAAATATTGAAAAACGTGGAATTAACACAGGTTTCGATTTCTTAGGCAGTGAAGCTGGATTTGGAATCTTACAGTCCTTAATTGCATATGATGAAGCAGATAGCCATGGAAAAGTATTTATAGTTGGTTTATTAAACACTATTTTAGTTTCTGTTATTGGTATTATCTTTGCATCTCTTATTGGATTATTAGTTGGTGTTGGAAGACTTTCAAAAAACTGGATGGTTTCAAAACTATCAATGGTTTATGTTGAGACATTTAGAAATATACCAATTTTACTACAAATTCTATTCTGGTACAACGTTGTTTTAGCGGCACTACCAAGTCCCAAACAAAGTATTTCTTTTTTTGACTCTATTTTCTTCAATAATCGTGGGTTATACATTCCTAAACCTATTTTAGAGAGTGGTTTTATTGCAGTTATTATTGCTTTTATTCTAGGTATTATAGCTGTTGTTTATCTATCAAATTGGGCCAAAAAAAGACATGATGAAACAGGAGAAGAGTTTCCCCTACTTGGAACTTCTCTAGCAATTTTAATAGGAGCACCTGTATTAGTTTATTTCCTAAGTGGTACACCTGCAACATTAGAATATGCACAACTAAAAGGTTTTAACTTCAGAGGTGGTTGGACTTTAATCCCTGAATTATTAGCCTTATCTTTTGCACTTAGTATTTATACAGCTACTTATATCGCAGAAGCTGTAAGAGCTGGTATCGAAGCAGTTCCAAAAGGTCAAAAAGAAGCAGCACATGCATTAGGATTAAAAGACTATATTATTCTTAAAAAAGTTGTTTTACCACAAGCATTAAGAGTTATTATTCCACCTGTTATTAATCAATACCTAAACTTAGTAAAAAACTCCTCATTAGCAACTGCTATTGGTTATCCAGAGTTAGTAACTATTTTCTCAGGTACTTCATTAAATCAAGTTGGACAAGCAATTGAGATTATCTTAATGACAATGGCTGTTTATTTAACACTAAGTATTCTTATTTCAGTGCTAATGAACTACGCAAATAAAAAAATGCAAATAAAGGAGAGATAA
- a CDS encoding amino acid ABC transporter substrate-binding protein translates to MKFLKTASLSIATVALLASVSAADTLDSVKKKGVLNCGVSTGIAGFSATDSSGQWKGLDVDMCKAVASAVFGDASKVKYVSLTAKERFTALQSGEIDLLSRSTTWTNTRDTSLGLNFAGVNYYDGQGFLVNKDIGVNSAKELDGATVCIQAGTTTELNLTDYFKANKMTYKPITYDTSGQTIEGFKSGRCDVVTSDASQLYGLVLKVKDPSSVKVLPEIISKEPLGPVVRQGDDKWFNIVKWTHIALLNAEEFGITQANVDSMLKSKNPGIKRILGESGESGKNLGLDKKWAYNIIKNVGNYGESFERNVGANSPLKIERGLNKLWNDGGIQYGAPIR, encoded by the coding sequence ATGAAATTTTTAAAAACTGCTTCATTAAGTATAGCAACAGTAGCCCTATTAGCGAGTGTTTCAGCTGCGGATACATTAGATTCTGTTAAGAAAAAAGGTGTTTTAAATTGTGGTGTATCTACAGGTATTGCTGGTTTTTCTGCAACTGATTCAAGTGGTCAATGGAAAGGCTTAGATGTTGATATGTGTAAAGCTGTTGCATCTGCTGTATTTGGTGACGCATCAAAAGTTAAATATGTTTCTTTAACTGCAAAAGAGAGATTTACGGCACTTCAAAGTGGTGAAATTGATTTATTATCAAGATCAACTACTTGGACTAACACAAGAGATACTTCATTAGGTCTTAACTTTGCTGGTGTAAATTATTATGACGGTCAAGGTTTCTTAGTAAATAAAGATATTGGTGTAAATTCAGCAAAAGAATTAGATGGAGCAACTGTTTGTATTCAAGCAGGTACAACAACTGAACTTAATCTAACTGATTACTTCAAAGCTAATAAAATGACTTATAAACCAATTACTTATGATACATCTGGTCAAACTATTGAAGGATTCAAATCTGGTAGATGTGACGTTGTAACTTCTGATGCTTCTCAACTTTATGGTTTAGTTTTAAAAGTAAAAGATCCTAGTTCTGTAAAAGTACTTCCTGAGATTATTTCAAAAGAACCATTAGGACCAGTTGTAAGACAAGGTGATGATAAATGGTTTAATATTGTTAAATGGACTCACATTGCATTATTAAATGCTGAAGAATTTGGAATTACTCAAGCAAATGTAGATTCTATGTTAAAAAGTAAAAACCCAGGAATCAAAAGAATCTTAGGTGAATCTGGAGAATCTGGTAAAAACTTAGGTTTAGATAAAAAATGGGCATATAATATTATCAAAAACGTAGGAAACTATGGTGAATCATTTGAAAGAAATGTTGGGGCTAACTCTCCTTTAAAAATTGAAAGAGGTTTAAACAAACTTTGGAATGATGGTGGTATTCAATACGGAGCACCAATTAGATAA